The Oceanispirochaeta sp. genome includes the window ATGCGGGTATTGCCACTCAGAATGTTGTTGAAAGGAAACTGAAAGAAAAAGGCCAGACCAGACACAGTTTGGGACGGGAGAAATTTATAGAGGAAACCTGGAGAACCAAGGAAGAACATCACAGTATTATTACAAAGCAGTTGAAAAAGATTGGCGCTTCCTGTGACTGGACAAGAGAGCGATTTACCATGGATGAGGGACTTTCAGATGCTGTTCGTGAAGTTTTTGTTACACTCTATGAAAGAAATCTGATTTACAAGGGTGAATATCTGGTCAATTGGTGCCCCTCCTGCGGTACTGCCCTTGCAGATGATGAAGTCGACCATGAAGAAGAGCAGGGGTCACTCTATCATGTGAAGTATCCTCTGAGTGACGGTTCGGGTCATATAGAAGTAGCCACCACCAGACCTGAAACCATGTTTGGCGACACCGCGGTGGCAGTGCACCCCGAAGATGATCGCTATTCCTCGGTGGTGGGTAAAACGATAGATCTTCCTCTGACGGACAGAAAAATAAAAATAATCACTGATACCTACTGCAAGCGCGAGTTTGGTTCCGGTGCCGTTAAAATAACTCCAGCCCATGATCCCAATGACTGGGACATCGGGAATCGTCACAACCTGGAAAGGATCAACATCCTCAAGGATGATGGTACCCTCAATGAAAATGTACCTGAAGCCTTCAGAGGCATGGAAGTGAAGGCAGCCCGAAAGGCGACAGTCAAAGCCCTGGATGATGGCGGTTTTATGTCTAAAATTGAGGATCAGCCCCATCAGGTCGGTCACTGCTACCGCTGTAAATCGGTCATTGAACCCTATATGTCAGACCAGTGGTTTGTCAAAATGGACAGCATGGCAGAGAAGGCAATGAAAGCCTGGGAGGAGGACCGGATCAGATTCTACCCCAAAAGATGGGAAAATACATACACTCACTGGCTTAAAGGCATTCGAGACTGGTGTATTTCCCGGCAGCTCTGGTGGGGACATAGAATCCCGGCCTGGACCTGTACGGCTTGTGGAGAAATACTGGTTGAACGAAATGATCCCGAAAGCTGTTCTAAATGCGGCAGTACTTCACTGGAACAGGACCCGGATGTACTTGATACATGGTTCAGCTCCTGGCTCTGGCCGTTTTCCACTTTGGGATGGCCCGAAAAGACGGCGGACCTGGAGAAGTTCTTTCCCACTACATCTCTGGTGACAGGTTATGATATTATTTTTTTCTGGGTTGCCAGAATGATCATGGCTTCTGAAGAGTTTTTGGGACAGGCTCCCTTCCGGGATATCTATATCACACCCCTGGTGAGAGATAAAAATGGGCGGAAAATGTCCAAGTCTCTGGGGAATGGAATTGACCCCCTTGATATCGTTGAACAGTATGGTGCGGATGCCATGAAGTTTACTCTGGCCTATCTTTCGGCCCAGGGCCAGGATATTCCTCTGGATATGGAAGATATCAAACTGGGAAGCCGATTCTGCAACAAGGTGTGGAATGCTTCACGGTATATTCTTATGAACCTGGAAGGTAGAACTCTCCTGAGCCGTAATGAGATACAGCTCAATGCGGCAGATCAGTGGATTTATCACAGATTGAATAAAGCCATCGAAAATGTAAACCAGGCCGTTAGTGTCTACCGCTTTGACGATATGGCCCACAGCATATATGAATTTTTCTGGAATGACTTCTGTGACTGGTATGTGGAAGCGACCAAGCTCTACCTTTACAGCAAAGACAGTCAGGAAAAAGACAGAGCCGTTTCTGTCCTGTTGGATGTGCTGAACAAATCATTGCGCCTCCTTCACCCTTTTATGTCATTTCTGACGGAGGAGATTTATCAGAAGCTTCCTGGTGTTGACGGCCCCTTGATCATTGCTGATTTCCCTCAAGTAGATGAGGACCTGGATAATCCTGTTCTTGAGAACCAGTTCTCTCAGCTTCAGGATCTGGTACAATTGGTCAGGACATTCAGGAGTGAATTTAATATTCCCCCTGCCAAGAGTATCAAGGTGCGTGTAAAAACAGAGGATACATCTCTCAGGGAATTTCTGAAGTCCGAGGGGGAGCTTGTCTCCTCTCTGATTCATTGTGATGACTTTGGACTGATGAAAGAGGAAATGACCAGTGGGTCAGTGACGGCTGTAGGCAAGACATTTGAAGCCTTTCTTTACATCAGAGATATGATTGATGTGGACAAAGAGAAGTCCCGTCTTACTAAGAATATCGATAAATTTGAAAAACTTTTTGTATCAACTGAGAAAAAACTAGGAAACGAAAAGTTCACTGCCAATGCTCCCGAAGAGGTGATCCTGAAGGAAAAGGAAAAACTGGAAGAATTCAGGAATATCATTGAAAAAATGAAAACCTATCTGATGGAGCTTGAATCCTGATACACAGATGAACGTTTAAATAAAAAGGCTGATTTCAGAATTTAATTCTGGTCAGCCTTTTCTGTTGGTAGGGGAGTGTTTTTTCAGTGGTCTGTTCTTTTTCCTGTGAGTTTCTGAATCACTCTATAATGGGCATCTTCTGAATTTCCCCAGGGCTGACTGTTATTTTCAGCCTTGAACTTCTGGGTAAACCAGTCAAGCTCCTCTTCCAGTCTTTGAAAATTTTTTTTCTGGAGATCCTTAACCAGAACAAAAAAATCGTCCTGTTCCGTTTGTTTAAGTATCTCAGAGGCCATAAGAAGCAGATCTCCTTCATGGGGGATGCAGAAGCCCTTGCTGCTTTTCAGGATGCTTCGGAATCCTTCTTCATCTCTTTTCCAAAGGAAACAGGCGGTAAAGGTATAACGCTGAATTGTTCTTTCAATGCGGTCACAGATCAGACAGCCTTGAATCCTGGAATCATTGGTTTTCTTATATTCCCCAGTTTCAGATCCCTTTGGTCCGCTCCATCTTGAAAAGAGAGAGGTTCCGTTTTTTCCGGAGGGGAATCTTTTTTCAAGGTCAGCCCTCCAATCCTTTAAATGGGTATGAGTGATCAGCCCCAGATGCTGGGGACTCCTTTCTATCAGAAGTTTACCGAAATGATCCGGGCAGAAGCCGGTTATATTGAGCTCTACCCTTGTTTCGGGATTCATAGCAGAATTGCCAAGATAATACTTGAGATATCGCTTTTCCGCTTTTTCTTTGAGAAAGCAAAAAGGACATTCAGTCTCTTCTTTAAAGGCATCCCATAGGGGTATTGTTTCTAATTTGTATTTCATGAAAACATCATACCTTCAAAAAAATCTCCCCTCAAGGGGGCCTGGCAGGGGCCTAATTTATTCAAAAAACTCATGATGCACTGCTTTGACAGCCCTCATTTTGTCAGCCTGATTCACAACGACATAGGCCGCCACATCAGAGGCAC containing:
- a CDS encoding DUF6062 family protein, which encodes MKYKLETIPLWDAFKEETECPFCFLKEKAEKRYLKYYLGNSAMNPETRVELNITGFCPDHFGKLLIERSPQHLGLITHTHLKDWRADLEKRFPSGKNGTSLFSRWSGPKGSETGEYKKTNDSRIQGCLICDRIERTIQRYTFTACFLWKRDEEGFRSILKSSKGFCIPHEGDLLLMASEILKQTEQDDFFVLVKDLQKKNFQRLEEELDWFTQKFKAENNSQPWGNSEDAHYRVIQKLTGKRTDH
- a CDS encoding valine--tRNA ligase; the encoded protein is MKAIELEKTFNPGEFEDRIYKYWEEGGYFKPAGDDNKEPFVIVIPPPNVTGVLHMGHGLNNSLQDILIRYHRMQGRPTLWVPGTDHAGIATQNVVERKLKEKGQTRHSLGREKFIEETWRTKEEHHSIITKQLKKIGASCDWTRERFTMDEGLSDAVREVFVTLYERNLIYKGEYLVNWCPSCGTALADDEVDHEEEQGSLYHVKYPLSDGSGHIEVATTRPETMFGDTAVAVHPEDDRYSSVVGKTIDLPLTDRKIKIITDTYCKREFGSGAVKITPAHDPNDWDIGNRHNLERINILKDDGTLNENVPEAFRGMEVKAARKATVKALDDGGFMSKIEDQPHQVGHCYRCKSVIEPYMSDQWFVKMDSMAEKAMKAWEEDRIRFYPKRWENTYTHWLKGIRDWCISRQLWWGHRIPAWTCTACGEILVERNDPESCSKCGSTSLEQDPDVLDTWFSSWLWPFSTLGWPEKTADLEKFFPTTSLVTGYDIIFFWVARMIMASEEFLGQAPFRDIYITPLVRDKNGRKMSKSLGNGIDPLDIVEQYGADAMKFTLAYLSAQGQDIPLDMEDIKLGSRFCNKVWNASRYILMNLEGRTLLSRNEIQLNAADQWIYHRLNKAIENVNQAVSVYRFDDMAHSIYEFFWNDFCDWYVEATKLYLYSKDSQEKDRAVSVLLDVLNKSLRLLHPFMSFLTEEIYQKLPGVDGPLIIADFPQVDEDLDNPVLENQFSQLQDLVQLVRTFRSEFNIPPAKSIKVRVKTEDTSLREFLKSEGELVSSLIHCDDFGLMKEEMTSGSVTAVGKTFEAFLYIRDMIDVDKEKSRLTKNIDKFEKLFVSTEKKLGNEKFTANAPEEVILKEKEKLEEFRNIIEKMKTYLMELES